The proteins below are encoded in one region of Micromonospora yangpuensis:
- a CDS encoding DUF3152 domain-containing protein has protein sequence MAALVLVTGGVWTADNGGFDALLVDGVATGRPVAGAAADPAGAVGNPVRTAATAPPEPTRASQPGPTSGATAATSQPVPGTPPGSDQAGISFPQRGTERWSFATVRGEVAGNAGELLRYRVAVEDGITNLDVELFGREVATILADERGWTADGRWRLQRVGAGSAADFTIHLATPVTRSRLCGDLTDRYTSCRNGDRVVLNVARWVNGVPHFGDDLETYRRYLVNHEVGHRLGRGHELCPRAGGPAPVMQQQTLGLHGCLPNAWPQVAGRQLTGPSGQYDDPIPSGS, from the coding sequence GTGGCGGCGCTCGTCCTGGTCACCGGTGGGGTCTGGACGGCGGACAACGGCGGGTTCGACGCGTTGCTTGTCGACGGGGTCGCCACCGGCCGCCCGGTGGCCGGGGCCGCCGCTGATCCGGCCGGCGCGGTCGGCAACCCGGTCCGTACGGCGGCGACCGCCCCTCCGGAACCCACCCGGGCCAGCCAACCGGGGCCCACCTCGGGCGCGACGGCTGCGACCAGCCAACCGGTACCTGGCACCCCACCCGGGAGCGACCAGGCCGGCATCAGTTTCCCGCAGCGGGGCACCGAGCGGTGGAGCTTCGCCACCGTCCGGGGCGAGGTTGCCGGCAACGCCGGTGAGCTGCTGCGTTACCGGGTCGCGGTCGAGGATGGCATCACCAACCTCGATGTGGAACTGTTCGGCCGGGAGGTCGCCACGATCCTCGCCGACGAGCGGGGTTGGACCGCCGACGGGCGGTGGCGGCTGCAGCGGGTCGGCGCGGGCAGCGCTGCCGACTTCACCATCCACCTGGCCACCCCGGTCACCCGCAGCCGGCTCTGCGGCGACCTCACCGACCGCTACACCTCCTGCCGCAACGGCGACCGGGTGGTACTCAACGTGGCCCGCTGGGTCAACGGGGTGCCGCACTTCGGCGACGACCTGGAGACCTACCGGCGATATCTGGTCAACCACGAGGTGGGGCACCGGCTCGGGCGCGGCCACGAGTTGTGCCCGCGCGCCGGCGGGCCGGCCCCGGTGATGCAGCAGCAGACGTTGGGGCTGCACGGCTGCCTCCCCAACGCCTGGCCCCAGGTCGCCGGCCGGCAGCTCACCGGCCCCTCCGGCCAGTACGACGACCCGATCCCGAGCGGAAGCTGA
- a CDS encoding class I SAM-dependent methyltransferase: MTPYEATAWQESWDRQQEAFMPDREHRFATLLDAVEAVADSATPRLLDLAGGTGSISLRALARLPQAQLTLADIDPVLLGIAEASLAGRATVVRADLRDPRWSSALPHSGYDAVFTATALHWLPPDRVTALYAEIRQILRPGGLFVNADHMPDDGLPTLSERLADWATSRRATRYQAGAVLSWPDWWAHVAADPTLGPLAEQRQRIYPAEHRQEWLPPATWHLDALRAAGFGEVGTLWRGGTDAAVAALA, from the coding sequence GTGACTCCTTACGAAGCAACCGCCTGGCAGGAGAGTTGGGATCGGCAGCAGGAAGCGTTCATGCCGGACCGCGAGCACCGCTTCGCCACGCTCCTCGACGCGGTCGAGGCCGTCGCCGACTCCGCCACCCCACGCCTGCTCGACCTGGCCGGTGGCACCGGCTCGATCAGCCTGCGCGCCCTGGCCCGCCTCCCGCAGGCCCAACTGACCCTCGCCGACATCGACCCGGTCCTGCTCGGCATCGCCGAGGCGTCGCTGGCCGGGCGGGCCACCGTCGTCCGCGCCGACCTGCGGGACCCGCGGTGGTCGAGCGCACTACCCCACTCCGGGTACGACGCGGTCTTCACCGCCACCGCCCTGCACTGGCTGCCCCCGGACCGGGTGACCGCCCTGTACGCCGAGATCCGCCAGATCCTGCGCCCCGGCGGGCTCTTCGTCAACGCCGACCACATGCCCGACGACGGCCTGCCCACCCTCTCCGAGCGGCTGGCCGACTGGGCCACCAGCCGCCGCGCGACCCGGTACCAGGCCGGTGCCGTGCTCTCCTGGCCGGACTGGTGGGCCCACGTCGCGGCCGATCCCACCCTCGGCCCGTTGGCCGAGCAACGCCAGCGGATCTACCCCGCCGAGCACCGCCAGGAATGGCTGCCCCCGGCGACCTGGCACCTGGACGCCCTGCGCGCGGCCGGCTTCGGCGAGGTCGGCACGCTCTGGCGCGGCGGCACCGACGCCGCCGTGGCGGCGCTGGCCTGA
- a CDS encoding ArsR/SmtB family transcription factor: protein MVVGELGEAEVDRIFHALADATRRDIVNRVLHTGQSVSALARHYPMSFAAVQKHVAVLERAALVTKERRGREQVVHGNPEALRKAAHLLQAYERIWRDRVHGIDQILNEDQER from the coding sequence ATGGTTGTAGGTGAGCTGGGCGAGGCGGAGGTCGACCGCATCTTCCACGCCCTGGCCGACGCCACCCGGCGCGACATCGTCAACCGGGTGCTGCACACCGGACAGTCGGTGTCGGCGCTCGCCCGGCACTACCCGATGAGCTTCGCCGCGGTGCAGAAGCACGTCGCGGTGCTGGAGCGGGCGGCGCTCGTTACCAAGGAGAGGCGCGGAAGGGAGCAGGTCGTGCACGGCAACCCGGAGGCCCTACGCAAGGCGGCCCACCTGCTTCAGGCGTACGAGCGGATCTGGCGCGACCGGGTGCACGGCATCGACCAGATCCTGAACGAGGACCAGGAAAGGTGA
- a CDS encoding SRPBCC family protein, which yields MPVVSSHRDEQALTLTVVSEFAASVERVWQVWQDPRQLERWWGPPGWPATFDRHDFTVGGQSRYHMTGPQGEKSRGWWTITAIEAPYRLEFDDGFADDDGEPVATDVPTHASVTLTATGSGTRMTSVTRFVSLEQLEHVLAMGAEEGFRQALGQIDDLLAAAAR from the coding sequence ATGCCCGTGGTGAGTTCACACCGCGACGAACAGGCGCTGACGCTGACGGTCGTCTCCGAGTTCGCCGCCAGCGTCGAGCGCGTCTGGCAGGTCTGGCAGGACCCGCGCCAACTGGAACGCTGGTGGGGCCCGCCCGGCTGGCCGGCGACCTTCGACCGGCACGACTTCACCGTCGGCGGCCAGTCCCGCTACCACATGACCGGCCCGCAGGGGGAGAAGTCCCGCGGCTGGTGGACGATCACCGCGATCGAGGCGCCGTACCGGCTGGAGTTCGACGACGGCTTCGCCGACGACGACGGTGAACCGGTGGCCACCGACGTGCCCACCCACGCCAGCGTCACCCTGACCGCGACCGGGTCGGGCACCCGGATGACGAGTGTCACCCGCTTCGTCAGCCTCGAACAGCTCGAACACGTCCTCGCCATGGGGGCCGAGGAGGGCTTCCGGCAGGCGCTCGGGCAGATCGACGACCTGTTGGCCGCCGCGGCGCGCTGA
- a CDS encoding dihydrofolate reductase family protein, giving the protein MRKLIVSTFLTLDGVMQAPGGPGEDDDGSFAHGGWSVNYWDDTMNEAMGAAMGKPFDLLLGRRTYDIFAAHWPHAPEDEAKPLNDATKYVVSRGRPSLAWRNSVLVEGEAAAGITALKQTDGPELQVHGSGDLIQTLLRHQLVDEYFLWIFPVVVGAGKRLFAGGTVPAGLNLVDSTVSSTGVLIGRYVPAGEIVTGSFELP; this is encoded by the coding sequence GTGAGAAAACTGATCGTGAGTACGTTCCTGACCCTCGACGGGGTCATGCAGGCACCCGGCGGGCCGGGTGAGGACGACGACGGCAGCTTCGCCCACGGTGGTTGGTCGGTCAACTACTGGGACGACACGATGAACGAGGCGATGGGGGCGGCGATGGGCAAGCCCTTCGACCTGCTCCTCGGCCGTCGGACCTACGACATCTTCGCCGCGCACTGGCCGCACGCCCCGGAGGACGAGGCCAAACCGCTGAACGACGCCACCAAGTACGTCGTGTCGCGGGGCCGGCCGTCGCTCGCCTGGCGCAACTCCGTACTGGTCGAGGGGGAGGCCGCCGCCGGGATCACGGCGCTCAAGCAGACCGACGGGCCGGAGCTGCAGGTACACGGCAGCGGGGACCTGATCCAGACCCTGCTGCGCCACCAGCTCGTCGACGAGTACTTCCTGTGGATCTTTCCGGTCGTGGTCGGTGCGGGCAAACGCCTCTTCGCCGGGGGCACCGTGCCCGCCGGGCTGAACCTCGTCGACAGCACGGTCTCCAGCACCGGCGTGCTGATCGGCAGGTACGTGCCGGCGGGCGAGATCGTCACCGGCTCGTTCGAGCTGCCGTGA